cccctccttaactgggccttattgggctcagttgggcttccatcaattaattaacatttgtttctcttttgggttccaagtcttatgtgtgacccattaggttcttattgcttctagccgtatgcaactattaaattaattttcacagaattatatttaatctttgcataacggaatgagtacgcaaaatgtgattggcaaatccgaaacattcccctagagctataagaagataggttgattctgtcgttgacctttccgtattagttacagtataattcgatcctttatcaactacatccttgaactgaatcttatgactatggataatgtcaagtcacatatagcgagacgttcgttttacttgtacaggccgagtcaactccaattaaataggttaagagaaatctgcatttcaatcttaagctatcaccttgcaaggatttagagtcaagtcttccacaagcgatccatggacatatctcccatttatcgggagtgataaatgctcaatccaatgtataactatcctgcaattacttcctgtgatacccaacgtctgccgttcacaccccagagtcatctctgttaaggatcgtgttacaacaggatcaaagcgtcacattccgtaatccagaattactaattaacattcctttgagtctgaggattacttatacctattaataccaatgagatgaacaggtgacaaggatgaatctacccatcctgttatctcaagtcgggtccccaatcctaatgaacttcttttcattggatccatgtaactgtccagatatctgtatatatgaagcttgtgagatcagtttTCTGTCGcgatagaagacattgttacatgcaagtctcagcagtgatatgtcaatcctaaacatactacttgacttggggtggttttaagtttattagtttattataaagtttcgtctcacttcatgcttgtatgaacactttataatcactttatacaaacttacagatttccttttattagactttatttagttcttaaaagggattgcctttatatagttatgaaaccatatctcattaaaacaaatgatataaagaacacttcatttacattaagtttgtatcctagaacaattatctataggacactaaaccccaacaccttGCTCGACCTAGTTCAGACACATAGAGAGACCGATATATGAAATTACAtagagaaaaaaatttaaatatgaaATTTCTTACCTAGATGTTTCACCCATATTTTAATTTGGACCAATTTGGTAATTAATCTACTTAATTTGACCCAAATTGGTAAAATTAATAGAGTTGGGGGAAATTAGGCAATTAAGCAATTTAATTTGGCTTGGATTTTGTCTTGTTTTGCcaattttatctttttcatcaaaaTATGTGAGAAATTAAAAGTATTAGGCCGATTTGGTAATTTACCGATTATTCTGGCTGAATTGGATAATTATCCAATTAAATAAATGATGGAACTGCACAAAAATCGTGGAAGTTGTAAAGTGAGGTAGTGGAGCTGAAACATGGGTTAGTGGGGGAAAAACATTTATGGAACTTCCTTGCTGAGCAGTTATAGATAGACCTGGCAATTTCCGTGTTCGTGGCGTGTTCGTGGCGTGTCAggtttcgggttcgtgtcaaaacctgtaacacgaacacgacacgaaaaCTTTTCGTTTCATAAAATCAGAACACGAACACGACCTGCTCTTGACACGGTAAATACGACACGACACGAATTTTTTACACAACTAATTAAATTGACACGACCTAACATGCTAACACGACACGACCTGACCTGCTTTTTTTATactctttatatttatactctaataaataagaaatgTCATATCTATTTTTAACctagtttataatttttaatttttttaatttctttaattaaatttcgggtcagtttcgtgttttcgggttgatacgaaaatgacacgaaaatcaacgtgtcatttcgtgtcgtgtcaatcTTCGTGCCGTGtcataaaaccctaaacactaacactaaaaaagcatgtcgtgttcgtgtcgtgtcatcgggtcgtgtgtcgctTTGCCGGGTCTAGTTACAGAACTTCCTTGCTTAAACGTGGAACTTTCTTGCTGGGCAGTTTCCAACATATTTTTTACAGCAGCAAAAACAGTTAGTGGATGAGAGCAGTTACAGAACTTACTGGAACTTCATTACTGAAACGTGGAACATACTTGATGGACAGTTACCTACTTATTTTTATAGCATATATACAAGTTTTGGCAGCACGAAACGGGATCCAACTCAATTCaatcaacaaaatcaaatcaaatcaaacccaatcaaaaTGGAATTCAAACAATTCTCCAATTATGGACTTTAGCTAAATCTACATCCCTAGTTTATTCAATTTGATCAACTTTCAACTTGTAAGTTCTAGCTATAGTCTCTCAATGATTCCAACAATCAATCTTATTCAATTTATTGCAAGCCATTctacttttattttcttcttcggCATTATTTCAGAGTCGTCATAATCAGTCTTCTAGATTCCGCTACGAACTCTAGGCTCTTTTATGTCCTTTAAGTCTTTTACACTTTCGTTTTGATTAGAAGTTAGATCCAACttacatttttgtagttttttcATAAAACTACTGGCACGCTCGCACACCAACCACCAAAGGCGTTAAACAATTTGGCATGCTCGGTGGGAGCAAAATACGATGCCAACACTCAATTATGGATTCAATGATGAATCTTAGTTTTACTGTGTCTCAGGATGCAGAATTTGTATCTGGTAATATAGGACAAAGATTTGATTCAATGGAGAGTTCTTTGGAGATTCTCACTGCATTGCACAATATGCAGAAAATGGTGGAAAACATGACCAAACTGCTCATTGATGGTTTTTCACAGAAGCAGATAACAGAGGCTCCAACAGGAACTAGAACAAGCTAAACCAAATACGGCTATTTCTCCTACAAAGAGGAAAGAAGATGTGATAGTGCTTAACCTACCTAGCAATTCCTCATTGGAACGTATCCCATCATTTACCAAAGAAAGAGTCAGACAATGCAGACATAAGCAGTGTGGGAGAAAGCAGGCTTTAGGTATCAATCCTGGTGCAAAAAACTGAACAGAAATTGCCCACAAAAAATCTCCCTAAGAAGAAGCAGAAAGATCCCATTAAAAAGAAGCCTAAGGATTTAATCAATTCAGGGGGCATTCTTGAACCATTTGAACAGAGTTGTATATTTTTTAGTTCTAAGGTACTGCATTTACATTTTTGCTTATGATTCTGCATACATTTGGACTAGGTAAAAACTAatgaatattttattatttgagaAGATGACTTAGAAGTATTGTtggggaagaaagaagtaaaGGGCTAATATTAGCCCTCTGTTAATTCTGTTAGCCCtatgtttttatttctttgtttttttatttcccTAAAAAGAAAAGGTTGTAGAAAAGAGAGGGAAATTGAAATATTGATGAGATTTAATGGAGATTGCTTTGGATGGAAGAGAAGCAGAAggtaagaaagaagaagaagtggtGTATGTGTTTGAGCCATTTTATGGCAAAAATGCTAATCGGCCACTTaagtttctaatttttttacatttgaTCAACATGTGATTATTAATTTCATTAACGAAACACATTGGGGGCAATTGTTTCACccatattttaatttgggcCAATTTCGTAATTAATCTACTTAATTTGGCCCAAATTGGTAAAATTAATGGAATTGGGGGAAACTAGGCAATTAGGCAATTTAATTTGGCTTGGATTTGGTATTATTTGCCAATTATATCTTTTTCGTCAAAATATGTGAGAAATTAGAAGTATTTGGCCGATTTGGTAATTTACCAATTATTCTAGCTGAATTggataattaaccaattaaatcaATGATGGAGCTGCACAAAACTCGTGGAAGTTGGAAATGAGGTAGTGGAGTTGAAACATGGATTAGTGAGGGAAAGCAGTTATTGAACTTCTTTGCTGAAATGTTGAATTTACTTGTTGAAATGTGAAACTTTCTTGCCGGGGAGTTTCCAACATATTAGAACTTCATTGCTGAAACAGAACTTACTTCATTGCTGAAACGGAGAACTTTTCTACTTATTTTTACAGCATAAATACAAGTTGGATCCAACTCAACTCaatcaacaaaatcaaatcaaacccAATCCACATGAAATTCAAACAATTCTCCAATTATGGATTTTAGTTAAGTTCTAACTATAGTCTCTCAATGATTCCAATACTCAGTCTTATTCAATTTAATGCAAGTCATTctacttttattttcttctttggCATTATTTCAGTGTTAAGCATCAGCAAAATCTCTAAAAAGCAACCACCTCAGCAGTTTTAGTATTAACTTTTAGTGTTCGTCTAAATCATTATGACCTAATTATTAATCCGAGTAGTAGTATGATCGATAATGCCcctaaaatgacaaaaaaaatttctttttttacatttaaaattttagaaaaacTTTACACCTTCATTAATTTGCAAATGGAAAATATTTCTCAGTTGCATTATTTAGGAGTAGGAGCATTATCAGAAAATGATGTGACTCAACTCTGAAATGAACTGCATTAATGTAATAAAGTTAAAGTGCAACAtgaaatagaaatagaaaagGTAACCCCTagaagataaataataatagtcAGCTAGCTTAACTTAAGAGTTACCATCATATTACACAGACAGAAAAGACTAATAGAGTCAATCTAGTCTAGAGGTTCATACATCATTCTTCAAGCCAAAGCTTTGCAGCTTCAAATGCAGCCCTTGCAGCATTGGAGACCAACTCTTTCTGCCGTTCCAACGCTATTGCTTCTGCCAAATCAAAAGCTACAGCTTGCACACTTTTCTCTGACTCCAACATATCCTTACAAGCTTCATCAGACCGAGCTTTGTGTGCTGATGTCTCCGCCTCACAGCATAAGAACTGTTCCTCAACTCGAATAAGCATGCCTTTCAAATGCAATATTTCTTCTTCAAGAGATCGACGATGATGCTCAGACTCTTTGTATGCAGCCAGCGCCTCTTTGTGAAGGCAAGAATTATTGTTGAATCGAGCTTTCTCATTTTCGCAAAGACTAATCAGTTTCTGAGATGAAAGGCGATTGTGCATAGACCCCTCGATGGCAGTGAGTTTCGACACATTGTGAATGTAGTCCTTGACAGCTTCAACAAAAGGACGGCATTCAATGGACAGGGTgctaaaggaaataaaaatggCTTCTGCAACCTTGAGCATTTGATCAGGATCAAGTGGACTCATAGACTCAAAGATATCAAACAGGGACCGTGCTAGTTTCTTGAAGATGGACTTGGATAAAGCATCATTATCCTGCTTTTTACAGAAAGGCTCAGGAAGAAAACCACCAAAAGGGGTTTGAGTTTGAGTTGGAGATGAGCCTTCAATGCCAGACATATCTTCATCTGCGTCAATAATACCTGCTTGGATTGGAAGACATGTGTCACTACACAACATAAAGGATCTTTAGGACCCTGAGATCATTACCCCCAAGAACaacttaaataaaagaaattaaaccTTCATTTATGGTAATCCCAACATCAGGTCTCAAGCAATGACTTTCTGTTTCTGCCACAACTTCAAGTTGATTCCCAGTGGGATTGGGAACTACATCTTCTTGATGTGATTGTAATGCATTTATCTGTTTATTTGAGTCCAGTTCTTCATTATTGTCTGTTTGACAACAAGGGTAACCTTTGCGTTTCCATTTCAGTGTTGAATTTACTTGATAGTCTGCCCACTGGAAAAAATCACAGGCTCCATGATTCTGCACAAATATCAGGAAATAACAAACATAACTCAAAAGATACAGATGAAGATCCATTTATCCTATTTCAAATGTCTCTCTATATACACAAACAAGGATTGCCAAATAATCCATTC
The window above is part of the Euphorbia lathyris chromosome 3, ddEupLath1.1, whole genome shotgun sequence genome. Proteins encoded here:
- the LOC136221582 gene encoding uncharacterized protein; the encoded protein is MKNLNFPAEKMGLDSVSNPYPYPSTPPRLLTPPPSSVPITPQKSRDRDECFKCRELGHWSYDCPNKSPKKSPSSSPGSSTNVTDFPVVRCPCDRGACVVFTSSTDKNPKRKFYTCPVEKSKECGFFKWCDEIKGTPVCACGVGTCSLNRTSSGPDEGKWYYACRIKKNHGACDFFQWADYQVNSTLKWKRKGYPCCQTDNNEELDSNKQINALQSHQEDVVPNPTGNQLEVVAETESHCLRPDVGITINEGIIDADEDMSGIEGSSPTQTQTPFGGFLPEPFCKKQDNDALSKSIFKKLARSLFDIFESMSPLDPDQMLKVAEAIFISFSTLSIECRPFVEAVKDYIHNVSKLTAIEGSMHNRLSSQKLISLCENEKARFNNNSCLHKEALAAYKESEHHRRSLEEEILHLKGMLIRVEEQFLCCEAETSAHKARSDEACKDMLESEKSVQAVAFDLAEAIALERQKELVSNAARAAFEAAKLWLEE